Proteins from a genomic interval of Flammeovirgaceae bacterium SG7u.111:
- the crtI gene encoding phytoene desaturase family protein: MAKKVIVIGAGFSGLAAATSLAHKGLDVTLLEKHDIPGGRARYFETGNYKFDMGPSWYWMPDVFERYFQRFGKQPSDYYELVRLDPSYRVVFGQDDFMDIPANMGELEMLFESLEPGSSKQLRKFLQQAEYKYQVGINDLVYKPSRSLTEFVDMKLLTDMVRMNIFQSFHKHIRQYFRHEKILQLMEFPILFLGAVPQNTPALYSLMNYADISLGTWYPKGGMHKIIEGMVKLAEEKGVKFEFGQDVQQLALTGNKVDTVITNKGEFTADSVIAGADYHHVEHNLLPKSHQSYSDSYWDKRVMAPSSLIYYLGVKKELGQLLHHNLFFDRDFGPHSKEIYEDPKWPSDPLFYACLASKTDNTIAPIGSENLFLLMPVAPALQDGDEVREKYFDIMLDRMEKVTGQEVRSSIEYKRSYAHKDFVSDYNAFKGNAYGLANTLMQTAILKPSLKSKKVKNLYYTGQLTVPGPGVPPSLISGQVVAKEVIKEFGR; the protein is encoded by the coding sequence TTGGCAAAGAAAGTCATAGTAATAGGCGCCGGCTTTTCGGGCTTGGCAGCAGCAACATCTCTAGCCCACAAAGGTTTAGACGTGACCCTTCTAGAGAAGCATGATATCCCAGGGGGAAGAGCCCGTTATTTTGAGACAGGAAACTACAAGTTTGATATGGGACCCAGTTGGTACTGGATGCCCGATGTTTTTGAAAGGTATTTCCAGCGTTTTGGGAAACAACCCTCCGACTATTACGAGCTCGTAAGACTAGACCCTTCCTATAGGGTGGTTTTTGGACAAGACGATTTCATGGATATCCCCGCCAATATGGGTGAGCTTGAAATGCTTTTCGAATCATTAGAGCCGGGAAGCTCTAAGCAGCTACGTAAATTTTTGCAACAAGCTGAATACAAATACCAAGTCGGCATTAACGATTTAGTGTACAAACCAAGCCGCTCACTCACCGAATTTGTAGACATGAAGCTCCTTACCGATATGGTGAGGATGAACATATTCCAATCTTTTCACAAGCATATAAGGCAGTACTTTAGGCATGAGAAAATACTGCAACTCATGGAATTCCCTATCCTTTTTTTAGGAGCTGTCCCTCAAAACACCCCAGCACTTTATAGTCTAATGAACTATGCTGATATTAGCCTCGGCACTTGGTACCCTAAAGGGGGAATGCACAAAATTATTGAGGGCATGGTAAAGCTTGCAGAGGAAAAAGGGGTGAAATTTGAGTTTGGGCAAGACGTTCAACAACTTGCCCTTACTGGAAATAAGGTTGATACCGTCATTACAAATAAAGGAGAATTTACTGCAGACTCTGTAATAGCAGGAGCAGATTATCACCACGTCGAACACAACTTGCTTCCCAAAAGCCACCAATCGTACAGCGACAGTTATTGGGACAAACGGGTTATGGCTCCCTCGTCCCTTATTTATTACCTGGGGGTCAAAAAAGAACTTGGTCAATTGCTTCATCACAACTTATTTTTTGACAGGGACTTTGGCCCTCATAGCAAAGAAATATACGAAGACCCAAAATGGCCAAGCGATCCATTGTTCTATGCATGTCTGGCATCCAAAACAGACAACACTATCGCTCCTATAGGCTCTGAAAACTTATTTTTACTTATGCCTGTTGCCCCCGCCTTACAAGATGGGGATGAGGTGAGAGAAAAATATTTTGATATTATGCTGGATAGGATGGAAAAAGTAACTGGACAAGAGGTACGAAGTTCTATAGAATACAAACGTAGCTACGCACACAAAGACTTCGTTTCAGACTACAATGCTTTTAAAGGAAATGCTTATGGTTTGGCAAATACGCTAATGCAAACAGCCATCCTCAAACCAAGCTTAAAAAGCAAAAAAGTAAAGAATTTGTATTACACAGGTCAACTTACAGTTCCTGGACCAGGAGTGCCGCCTTCCCTCATTTCTGGGCAGGTAGTCGCCAAAGAAGTTATCAAAGAATTTGGCAGATAG
- a CDS encoding RNA polymerase sigma factor, with product MTSIDFGQSLKEMTSSLKPFALKLTKDVEEANDLLQETMLKAYTNREKFAEGTNLKAWLYTIMKNTFITNYQRLVRRNTFIDTTDNLHYINSTENITQNLAFSQFALTDMYTAIDRLDDAYKTPFMMHFRGFKYHEIADKLSIPIGTVKNRIHIARKELKSKLRAYSSN from the coding sequence ATGACCTCAATTGATTTTGGACAATCTCTCAAAGAAATGACATCTTCTCTAAAACCTTTTGCACTCAAACTAACAAAAGACGTAGAAGAAGCAAATGACTTGTTGCAAGAGACAATGCTTAAGGCCTATACCAATAGGGAAAAATTTGCCGAAGGCACAAACCTAAAGGCATGGTTATACACCATTATGAAAAACACCTTCATAACCAACTATCAGCGTTTGGTCAGAAGAAATACGTTCATTGATACTACAGATAACCTTCATTACATCAATTCCACTGAGAATATCACGCAAAACCTGGCATTTTCTCAGTTTGCACTTACAGACATGTACACTGCAATTGATAGGTTGGACGATGCATACAAAACACCTTTCATGATGCACTTCCGTGGCTTTAAATATCACGAAATAGCAGACAAACTTTCTATTCCGATAGGAACTGTAAAAAATAGGATTCACATTGCTCGTAAAGAGTTGAAAAGCAAATTGAGAGCTTACTCTTCTAACTAA
- the upp gene encoding uracil phosphoribosyltransferase: MNLISSENSYAGNLIAGLRDIELQKNRYQFRFNMERLGEIIAYELSKSLNYVEKDFVTPLGSSSVKVCSDRLVLATILRAGLPFYQGLARLFDGAAHAFIGAYRAPHEGLEDIHINLEYRATPNLEDSVLIVADPMLATGKSLVEACHSLMKQGKPSKVCIVSAIASQPGVDYVKEQLPDCELWIGALDPLLNEKGYIVPGLGDAGDLSFGEKL, from the coding sequence ATGAATTTGATCTCATCAGAAAATAGTTATGCCGGAAATTTAATAGCTGGCTTAAGAGATATTGAACTGCAAAAAAACCGTTATCAGTTTCGTTTTAACATGGAGCGATTAGGAGAGATTATTGCCTATGAACTATCCAAGTCATTAAATTATGTAGAAAAGGACTTTGTGACTCCACTGGGAAGCTCTAGCGTAAAAGTATGCTCAGATAGGTTGGTGTTGGCGACAATACTCAGAGCCGGCCTCCCGTTTTATCAGGGTCTTGCTCGGTTGTTCGATGGAGCAGCCCATGCATTTATAGGTGCTTATCGTGCTCCTCATGAAGGCTTGGAGGATATCCATATAAATTTGGAATACAGGGCAACGCCTAACTTAGAAGATTCGGTGTTGATAGTTGCCGATCCCATGTTAGCAACTGGAAAATCACTGGTAGAAGCATGCCATTCGCTTATGAAGCAGGGCAAACCATCGAAAGTTTGTATAGTATCGGCAATAGCGAGCCAACCAGGCGTTGATTATGTGAAAGAGCAATTGCCTGATTGCGAGCTTTGGATTGGGGCACTCGATCCTTTGCTCAATGAAAAGGGCTATATAGTTCCAGGACTTGGAGATGCTGGCGATTTGAGTTTTGGCGAAAAATTGTAA
- a CDS encoding calcium/sodium antiporter, whose product MGIKLLILVVGLVVLIAGGEFLVRGASRIALRLNISPLVVGLTIVAFGTSSPELLISVSTALSGNSDMTMGNVIGSNICNLALVLGLTAFFSPINVHKNSIRIDWPVVMGSSLLLYILVLEGHLNRYEGVVFVLLLSIYIFFLIRQSRRDNKAVQMEEHELEELKEEDGKPYRWMLDLGLIALGCLGLYYGSDWFITGAKDIFLAMGVEERVIGIVVLAIGTSLPELVTSVVAAFKNNTDLAIGNLMGSNIFNVLSILGITSIIKDIEVSEAIKAYDIPWMLGITLLLFPLMIMGKRLSRLHGSILLSLYFIYTYTVII is encoded by the coding sequence ATGGGAATTAAGCTTTTGATTTTAGTAGTAGGTTTGGTGGTGTTGATAGCTGGAGGCGAGTTTTTAGTAAGGGGAGCATCACGGATAGCGCTCAGGCTTAATATTTCCCCGTTGGTAGTGGGGCTGACCATTGTAGCATTTGGGACTAGTTCACCAGAATTGCTTATCAGTGTGAGTACAGCTCTGTCAGGAAACTCTGACATGACTATGGGCAATGTAATTGGCTCAAATATCTGTAATTTGGCTTTGGTACTAGGGCTTACCGCTTTTTTCTCTCCTATTAATGTCCATAAAAATAGTATCCGAATAGATTGGCCTGTGGTAATGGGTAGTAGTTTATTGTTGTACATCCTTGTGTTGGAAGGTCACCTCAATAGGTATGAAGGTGTTGTGTTTGTACTTCTTTTGAGTATATATATATTCTTCCTAATTAGGCAGTCAAGGAGGGACAATAAAGCAGTACAGATGGAAGAGCATGAGCTAGAAGAACTGAAAGAAGAGGATGGAAAGCCCTACAGGTGGATGCTAGATCTAGGTCTGATTGCTTTGGGGTGCTTAGGGTTGTATTATGGTTCTGATTGGTTCATTACCGGAGCAAAAGATATTTTCTTGGCAATGGGCGTTGAGGAGCGTGTAATAGGAATCGTAGTACTGGCAATAGGGACTAGTTTACCAGAGTTGGTTACTTCAGTAGTTGCAGCTTTTAAAAACAATACAGACTTGGCTATTGGAAACTTGATGGGCTCAAATATTTTTAATGTCCTTTCTATTTTGGGGATTACCAGTATTATTAAAGACATTGAAGTGAGCGAAGCAATTAAAGCATACGATATTCCTTGGATGCTTGGCATTACCTTGCTTTTATTCCCTCTCATGATTATGGGCAAACGCCTGAGTAGGTTGCATGGTAGTATTCTACTTTCTCTTTATTTTATTTATACTTACACCGTGATCATCTAA